The sequence below is a genomic window from Chloroflexota bacterium.
CCCTGGGCAGTATCCCGACGACGCAGTACGCTACGCCATCGAGCGCACAGGGCGCAGAGGTCATTCGCGAGTTGATCCGCACTTACGACGCCTTAGTGCTCGACCGACACGGGGCCATCACCGTGGGCAAAACGCCCACTGAGGCCTATATGAAAATGGAGAAGGTAGAGCATACTGCCCTGGTTACCTTGACGGCCCGGCAGTTGGGTCGAGTGGGGCTCTTGCCACCCGAAGAGGTGCGCAAGCTCACTGCATGGCGCCGGCAGAAACTGGGGTTGCCTGCCGAATATGGGGGTGAGGGCTGCGTGAAATGCGGGGCTTGTGGACGCGAGCCTGAGCAAGAAGGCAGCGTCAACATAGCCGACGAAGAGATCACCCGGCTGGTGGCGCGAGTGGTGAGTCGAGAGTTAAATCGTTTCTGAAATCGTGAACGATGCCCTCAGGCCAGCCGGGATAGG
It includes:
- a CDS encoding class II aldolase/adducin family protein; amino-acid sequence: MSTYQTQQREKDLREELVHVGRLLWEKGLIAASDGNISARLDGERVLTTPSGVSKGFMRPEQMVITDMTGRKLNVHDPGSRGLEPSSELLMHLEVYRQRPDVGAVVHAHPPITTAFTIAGISLAQCVLPEVVMTLGSIPTTQYATPSSAQGAEVIRELIRTYDALVLDRHGAITVGKTPTEAYMKMEKVEHTALVTLTARQLGRVGLLPPEEVRKLTAWRRQKLGLPAEYGGEGCVKCGACGREPEQEGSVNIADEEITRLVARVVSRELNRF